TGGCCACCTCGACGTTCGCGGCGTAGTCGCAGTTCGAGCAGCGCACGAGATCGGCCTCACCGTTCGGGCTCGGGGCGACGAACTCCTCGCCGCCGTGGCCGCCCATCATGCCGACGTCGGCCTCGATCGCGAACGTCTCGATGCCGCTGCGCTCGAAGATCCGCTGGTAGACGACGCGGTGCTTCGCGTAGGACTCCTCGAGCCCCTCGAGGTCGCGGTCGAAGCTGTAGGAGTCCTTCATGATGAACTCGCGCGTGCGCAGGATGCCGCCGCGCGGCCGCGGCTCGTCGCGCTCCTTCGTCTGCTGGTGGTACCAGATCTGCGGCAGCTCCCGGTAGGAGCGGATGGTGCGGGCGGCGTGCCAGGTGATGCACTCCTCGTGGGTCATCGCAAGCACGTAGTGCTTGCCGGAGGAGTCGTCGAGGTGGAAGAGGTTGTCGACGCCCGACCGGCCCGTCGCCTCCCACAGCTCGGCCGGCTGGAGCACCGGCATCAGCATCTCGAGGCCGATCGTGTCCATCTCCTCGCGGATGATCCCCATCGCGTTCTGGAGCACCTTCCAGCCCAGCGGCAGGTAGGTGTAGAGGCCGGCGCCGACCTGGCGCACGAAGCCGCCGCGGACGAGCAGCTTGTGGCTGATCGCCTCCGCGTCGGCCGGGTCGTCCTTGAGCGTCGGGATCAGATACCTGGACGCGTCGATGCTGCCGCTCACCGCGCGGCGGCCTTCGCCCGCTGCCGCGGCGGGGGCAGGTGGATCGGCCGGCCCAGGGCGACGAGCGCGGCCTCCTTGACCGCCTC
This Gaiellales bacterium DNA region includes the following protein-coding sequences:
- a CDS encoding aminoacyl--tRNA ligase-related protein; this translates as MSGSIDASRYLIPTLKDDPADAEAISHKLLVRGGFVRQVGAGLYTYLPLGWKVLQNAMGIIREEMDTIGLEMLMPVLQPAELWEATGRSGVDNLFHLDDSSGKHYVLAMTHEECITWHAARTIRSYRELPQIWYHQQTKERDEPRPRGGILRTREFIMKDSYSFDRDLEGLEESYAKHRVVYQRIFERSGIETFAIEADVGMMGGHGGEEFVAPSPNGEADLVRCSNCDYAANVEVA